In Mongoliitalea daihaiensis, one DNA window encodes the following:
- a CDS encoding carbonic anhydrase has product MFTHISFKKAAFSAFMLLLLATASFAQRTGQQVKDAKKALYDDPKWRKENYIINRDSAYANPYFALQKLRWGNQRFTESRSIHPRQDADVINELAKGQQPFATIVGCSDSRVSAEILFDQGFGDLFVTRTAGQVMAQASYGTIEFASAALGTKLILVLGHSKCGAVEAAISLPENPPGHIATLINSIKPATKRYFGVSDNLLAFAVRQNVINQVNELRELEPVLSRMYQRGEILIVGGVYDLATGKVEFLEETMVDLPSTKFSQKDIMGL; this is encoded by the coding sequence ATGTTTACTCACATTTCATTCAAAAAAGCGGCTTTCAGCGCTTTTATGCTACTTTTGTTAGCAACAGCTTCTTTTGCACAGCGAACTGGTCAGCAGGTAAAAGACGCTAAAAAGGCCTTATATGATGATCCCAAGTGGAGAAAAGAAAACTACATCATCAACAGAGATTCGGCCTATGCCAACCCATACTTCGCCCTACAAAAATTACGATGGGGAAATCAACGATTTACAGAGAGTAGAAGCATTCACCCAAGGCAAGATGCTGATGTCATCAATGAATTAGCCAAAGGACAGCAACCATTTGCGACAATCGTAGGCTGTAGTGACTCTAGAGTATCTGCAGAAATCTTATTTGATCAAGGTTTTGGAGATCTTTTTGTAACGCGGACAGCAGGTCAGGTAATGGCGCAAGCTTCCTATGGTACGATTGAATTTGCATCTGCTGCTTTGGGTACTAAACTAATCTTGGTTTTGGGTCATTCCAAGTGTGGTGCTGTAGAGGCTGCCATTAGTCTTCCTGAAAACCCTCCAGGTCATATTGCAACCTTGATCAACAGTATTAAACCTGCAACCAAACGATATTTTGGAGTGAGTGATAATTTACTAGCATTTGCTGTACGTCAAAATGTGATCAATCAGGTCAACGAATTGAGAGAATTGGAACCGGTATTATCCAGAATGTACCAAAGAGGAGAAATCCTAATCGTAGGTGGTGTTTACGATTTAGCTACTGGTAAAGTGGAATTTTTGGAAGAAACTATGGTTGACTTACCATCAACAAAGTTTTCCCAGAAAGATATCATGGGCTTGTAA
- a CDS encoding DUF2490 domain-containing protein: MLKKAASIIWIVFLIGTNPVFAQISEPGNWLIYFGNQNFANNKWVWHNEIQYRDYSLLGSKEQLLLRTGVGRYLTENNNLVSGGYAFISTRPQGMEDGLVVIDDANAFQEHRLWQQYLTRQPIGKVVLTHRYRFEQRFFNDGDFRLRGRYFLAANIPLNNQLMMEKTYYLSFYNEVFLNVTDDTSVALFDRNRLFGAIGYQVNRGVRVEVGLMHQTLNNRDFSRTQLQFIIFNNLPFKK, encoded by the coding sequence ATGCTAAAAAAGGCAGCTTCAATTATATGGATTGTTTTCCTAATTGGAACGAATCCGGTTTTTGCTCAAATATCAGAACCAGGTAATTGGTTAATATATTTCGGCAATCAGAATTTCGCCAACAATAAATGGGTCTGGCATAATGAAATCCAATACAGAGATTATAGCTTACTGGGGTCTAAAGAACAGCTTCTGCTTCGTACAGGAGTTGGTAGATATCTCACAGAAAACAATAATCTAGTCTCAGGTGGGTATGCTTTTATCAGTACCCGACCTCAGGGTATGGAAGATGGATTAGTAGTAATTGATGATGCAAACGCCTTTCAAGAGCATAGACTGTGGCAGCAATATCTGACCAGACAGCCTATTGGGAAAGTTGTGCTAACACATCGCTATCGGTTTGAACAGCGATTCTTCAATGACGGGGATTTCCGCTTGCGAGGGAGGTATTTCTTAGCGGCCAACATACCATTGAATAATCAATTGATGATGGAAAAGACTTATTATTTGTCTTTTTATAATGAAGTCTTCCTAAATGTGACTGATGATACTTCAGTGGCGCTCTTTGATCGAAATCGGCTATTTGGAGCCATAGGTTATCAAGTCAATAGAGGTGTCCGAGTGGAAGTGGGACTGATGCATCAAACGCTTAACAACAGGGATTTTTCCCGAACACAATTACAATTTATAATTTTCAATAATCTTCCGTTCAAAAAATAA